One Alicyclobacillus acidoterrestris DNA window includes the following coding sequences:
- a CDS encoding GntR family transcriptional regulator: MKTSVPLYHQLKSDLIHDLQRNRWHPGERIPSEAELAKEHGVSRITVRQALSDLVSMGYLERRQGVGTFVTKSERNTQAVSRLKGFAEELRLAGNDVDVYVKSIEKVGCSEKIAIQLNVEEGTSVVKICRIASVSDVPIFREMSYLLVPRNVTFDELKEQSQFHNHIYGFFEQHGVKIAHGSQKISAERSTYDDVQELGAGLDEPILVIHRVTSDDTGTPVEFSEVRYPSSRYQYHINLTRTGDPIH, translated from the coding sequence ATGAAGACGAGTGTACCTTTATATCATCAGTTGAAAAGTGATTTGATTCATGATCTTCAAAGGAATCGTTGGCACCCAGGTGAACGAATTCCATCAGAAGCCGAGTTGGCGAAAGAACACGGCGTGAGTCGCATTACAGTCCGGCAAGCACTATCCGATTTGGTGTCCATGGGGTACCTGGAAAGACGTCAGGGTGTCGGGACATTTGTTACAAAGTCGGAGCGAAATACACAGGCTGTCTCGAGACTGAAGGGCTTTGCGGAAGAGCTTCGGTTGGCTGGAAATGACGTCGATGTATACGTTAAGAGCATTGAGAAAGTTGGTTGTTCTGAAAAGATTGCCATTCAGCTCAATGTTGAAGAGGGGACCAGTGTCGTGAAAATCTGTCGCATTGCCTCTGTATCGGACGTACCGATTTTTCGGGAAATGTCGTATCTCTTAGTACCGAGGAATGTGACGTTTGACGAGTTGAAAGAGCAATCCCAATTTCACAATCACATCTATGGCTTTTTCGAGCAGCATGGTGTGAAAATTGCGCATGGTAGCCAGAAAATTTCCGCCGAGCGTTCGACCTATGACGACGTGCAAGAACTAGGCGCAGGCCTGGACGAGCCGATTTTGGTTATCCATCGCGTGACTTCGGATGACACTGGAACGCCGGTTGAGTTTTCCGAGGTACGTTATCCATCCAGTCGCTATCAATATCATATCAATCTGACTCGCACTGGCGATCCTATCCATTAA
- a CDS encoding sulfate ABC transporter substrate-binding protein, translating to MKKLGVIGVALFGTLCTVGCGTEHGGSASTSPAANASSTGAGSSSTGKTVTLNFGSYSVTQNVYENQLFPAFQKYWKQKTGQTVKFNASFQGSGSEAQAIANGLPVDVAALSLEADIDKIQQAGLITHNWKDTPTGGMVTDSVVAIGVRKGNPKHIETWADLAKPGVVVDLPNPSSSGGAKWDINAIYYSTLRHGNADQAKSLLESILKNVESLDKSGEASMATFTNGTGDAVVSYENEILESSHNLKSFSEVLPSSTMLIENPIAVVDKNVDADGTRQVAEAFVNWLEGPTAQKIFMEAGFRPVIPQLHAQSKKQFKTPSDLFTVKELGGWSTINNTLYSSNGIWTQVLESR from the coding sequence ATGAAAAAACTTGGGGTCATCGGCGTTGCACTGTTTGGTACGCTTTGCACCGTCGGATGTGGTACGGAGCATGGCGGTTCAGCAAGCACATCACCAGCGGCCAATGCATCGAGCACGGGAGCAGGTTCTTCGAGTACGGGCAAGACCGTGACACTCAATTTTGGCTCATATAGTGTGACGCAAAACGTGTACGAAAATCAGTTGTTCCCTGCCTTTCAAAAATATTGGAAGCAAAAGACTGGGCAAACGGTGAAATTTAACGCGTCGTTTCAAGGTTCCGGTTCTGAGGCACAAGCCATTGCAAATGGTTTGCCGGTAGATGTAGCAGCCCTTTCTTTGGAGGCGGACATCGATAAGATTCAGCAGGCAGGGCTTATTACACACAATTGGAAAGATACACCTACAGGTGGTATGGTCACTGACTCAGTGGTAGCGATCGGCGTGCGCAAAGGCAATCCAAAGCACATTGAGACGTGGGCTGACCTTGCAAAACCTGGGGTCGTGGTTGATTTGCCAAATCCATCGTCATCGGGTGGCGCGAAGTGGGACATCAACGCTATCTACTATTCAACGCTTCGGCATGGGAATGCTGATCAAGCCAAGTCATTGCTTGAGTCCATTTTAAAGAATGTTGAATCTTTAGATAAGTCCGGTGAAGCTTCGATGGCCACTTTTACCAACGGAACAGGGGATGCGGTCGTCAGCTACGAGAACGAGATATTGGAATCGAGCCATAATCTGAAATCTTTTTCCGAAGTGCTTCCAAGCTCGACCATGTTGATTGAAAACCCGATTGCCGTCGTCGACAAAAATGTAGATGCAGATGGTACGCGTCAAGTGGCGGAGGCCTTTGTCAATTGGTTGGAGGGTCCAACTGCTCAGAAGATATTCATGGAGGCGGGATTCCGTCCAGTGATTCCACAGCTACACGCACAGTCGAAAAAGCAATTTAAGACGCCGTCCGACCTATTTACCGTCAAGGAATTAGGGGGTTGGTCGACTATCAATAACACGCTCTATTCTAGCAATGGTATTTGGACTCAGGTGCTTGAGAGCAGATGA